The nucleotide window CCGTTACCACAACAGCGATCGCACTAGATACCCCCAACAGTTGCCCAATCTGAAACGTGCCTAACGACACCGCCACCGTTAGCAAAATATGGCTGAGCGCATCGTCTAATTGACGGAAAATACCCACACAGAGGTAGCCCAGTCCCCAGCCCAGCACTCCACCACCGACAAAGGCAATGAGCAGTTGCTCAAGCCCCTCACCCACAGTAAACGATCCCTGCAGGTGGATGGTGGTAATGATGCCCAAGAGTACCAGGGCCATGCCGTCATTAAAGAGACTTTCTCCTTCTACAATCGTCGCCAACCGCCCCGGCACTGATACTTCTCGAAAGGCTGCAATCACCGAGACGGTGTCCGTAATCGTCAAAATGACGCCGATGGCACAGGCCGTAATCCAGGGTAGCCCCAACCCTAGCTGGATCAAAGCCGCTGTAATCGCCGCTGCCAAGACGACCCCTGGGCCTGCTAGCAGAGCAATGGGTTTGATGGTGCTGCGCAGACGGCTGATGTCGGTATTGATGGCCGCTTCAAAAATCAGAATCGGCAAAAAGAGGTTCAAAATGACATCTGGATCTAGGCGAATGGACGCGGGCAAAGCATCTTTGGTGATCGCCAATCCGGCCAAGACCAAGCCCACCACATAGGGAATCCGCAGCCGCCGGGTGACTAAGGCCACCGCCGTTGCCACCAGCAGCAGAATAATCAGCGCACTGACCCAGCCGGCAAACTCTCCCGACGATTCCGGTAATGCGCGCTCTAGGTTCGACGTCAGAAAGTAGCTTGTCACCATGATCCTCAACTAGAGATGCTTCATATTTCTTCATCATCCTAGGAGAGTTCTCAACAAATGGGGCAAGATTGGTAGCGATCGCTCGTCTTTACCACTCTTCCCTGTGGGGCACTTGGGCTAGAGTTAATCCTGAAACCTGCTCTGTGACTGGATCGAACTTCCAGCCTCGAAGGTCCATAACCTACGGGTTATGTGAGGTCTTCACGAAGTTTCTAGGCAGAAAGCC belongs to Candidatus Obscuribacterales bacterium and includes:
- a CDS encoding cation:proton antiporter, with the translated sequence MVTSYFLTSNLERALPESSGEFAGWVSALIILLLVATAVALVTRRLRIPYVVGLVLAGLAITKDALPASIRLDPDVILNLFLPILIFEAAINTDISRLRSTIKPIALLAGPGVVLAAAITAALIQLGLGLPWITACAIGVILTITDTVSVIAAFREVSVPGRLATIVEGESLFNDGMALVLLGIITTIHLQGSFTVGEGLEQLLIAFVGGGVLGWGLGYLCVGIFRQLDDALSHILLTVAVSLGTFQIGQLLGVSSAIAVVVT